In Pseudomonadota bacterium, one DNA window encodes the following:
- a CDS encoding aldehyde dehydrogenase family protein — protein MGATPPATASPWPNVTNTADIFASMDYGPAPESSAEADKWLDGHDRRFGLFIGGEWRTPDSGQSFTSFNPATTRPLAEIAQAGAADIDAAVAAARAAQPAWAKLTGHARARYLYALARLVQRHARLLAVLETLDNGKPIRETRDIDIPLVARHFYYHAGWAQIAAQEYPNHTALGVAGQIIPWNFPLLMLAWKIAPALATGNTVVLKPAEYTSLTALLFAEMCQQAGLPPGVVNIVSGDGAVGELIVAHPDIDKIAFTGSTEVGRRIRDITAGTGKKLSLELGGKSPFIVFDDADLDSAVEGLVDAIWFNQGQVCCAGSRLLVQENIAETLLAKTRARMEKLVVGDPLEKGIDIGAIVSAQQLTRIRDLVATGEREGGKIWQPANPCPAEGWFYPPTLITDVAPAATVAQEEIFGPVLTAMTFRTPDEAVALANNTRYGLAASVWSENINLALDIAPKLASGTVWINATNLFDASCGFGGVRESGFGREGGGEGLQEYLRPSWQAKLPIYETPSAQPQPRAPQPSAELPLDRTAKLYIGGNQKRPDSGYSAPVCAAEGALLGEVAAGNRKDIRDAVEAAQKAAGWSKANAHNRAQVLYYIAENLEARASEFRARLITMTGASRSQAAREVRTSVSRLFAAAAWADKYEGTVHQPPMRGIALALHEPLGVIGIACPDEQPLLAFLSLAAPALAMGNRVVAVPSERYPLSATDLYQVLDTSDLPGGALNIVTGARDELALVLAEHDDVDAIWYFGSAAGSAAVERASAGNLKRVWSDHGRRRDWLSDRQCEGREVLRHAVNVKNVWAPYGE, from the coding sequence ATGGGCGCTACGCCGCCCGCCACCGCCAGCCCATGGCCTAACGTGACCAACACCGCCGATATTTTCGCCAGCATGGACTACGGCCCGGCACCCGAGAGCTCTGCCGAAGCCGACAAATGGCTGGACGGCCATGACCGGCGCTTCGGCCTCTTTATCGGCGGCGAATGGCGCACGCCCGACTCCGGCCAAAGCTTTACCAGCTTCAATCCCGCCACCACGCGGCCGCTCGCCGAAATCGCTCAGGCGGGTGCGGCGGATATCGACGCGGCCGTCGCCGCCGCGCGCGCGGCGCAACCAGCCTGGGCCAAACTCACCGGCCACGCCCGGGCACGTTATCTCTATGCCTTGGCGCGCTTGGTGCAGCGCCATGCCCGCCTTCTCGCGGTGCTGGAAACGCTCGACAATGGCAAGCCCATCCGCGAAACCCGCGATATTGATATCCCCCTCGTCGCTCGCCATTTTTATTATCACGCCGGCTGGGCGCAGATTGCCGCGCAGGAATATCCCAATCACACCGCGCTCGGCGTCGCTGGACAGATCATCCCGTGGAACTTTCCGCTGCTGATGCTCGCCTGGAAGATCGCGCCGGCGCTGGCGACCGGCAACACGGTGGTGCTGAAACCGGCGGAATATACCAGCCTCACGGCCCTCCTCTTCGCTGAGATGTGCCAACAGGCCGGCCTTCCGCCGGGCGTGGTGAACATCGTCAGCGGCGACGGTGCGGTGGGCGAATTGATCGTCGCGCACCCGGACATCGACAAGATTGCGTTTACCGGATCCACCGAAGTCGGGCGAAGAATCCGCGACATTACCGCAGGCACAGGTAAGAAGCTCTCACTTGAGCTGGGTGGCAAATCGCCATTTATCGTCTTTGACGATGCCGATCTCGACAGCGCCGTCGAAGGTCTGGTCGATGCCATCTGGTTCAATCAGGGACAGGTGTGCTGCGCCGGCTCACGCCTGCTGGTGCAAGAGAACATCGCCGAGACCTTGCTCGCTAAAACGCGCGCCCGCATGGAGAAGCTGGTGGTCGGCGACCCGTTGGAAAAAGGCATCGATATCGGCGCCATCGTCTCGGCGCAGCAATTGACGCGCATCCGTGACCTGGTGGCGACAGGCGAACGCGAGGGCGGCAAAATTTGGCAGCCCGCAAACCCCTGCCCGGCTGAGGGCTGGTTCTATCCGCCGACGCTGATCACCGATGTGGCGCCGGCGGCGACCGTCGCCCAGGAGGAAATATTCGGCCCCGTGCTGACCGCTATGACGTTCCGCACGCCGGACGAGGCTGTGGCGCTCGCCAACAACACGCGCTATGGCTTGGCCGCCAGCGTGTGGAGTGAAAACATCAACCTCGCCCTTGATATTGCGCCGAAGCTCGCCTCCGGCACCGTATGGATCAACGCGACCAACCTGTTTGACGCGTCTTGCGGATTTGGCGGCGTCCGCGAATCGGGCTTCGGGCGCGAGGGCGGAGGTGAAGGGTTGCAGGAATATCTCCGGCCGTCCTGGCAAGCAAAATTGCCTATCTATGAAACGCCGAGTGCGCAACCGCAGCCGCGCGCGCCACAGCCAAGCGCGGAATTGCCACTCGATCGCACCGCCAAGCTCTATATCGGCGGCAATCAGAAGCGCCCGGATTCAGGTTATAGCGCGCCGGTTTGCGCAGCCGAAGGCGCGCTCTTGGGAGAGGTCGCGGCAGGCAACCGCAAGGATATCCGCGACGCAGTCGAAGCGGCACAGAAGGCCGCTGGCTGGAGCAAAGCGAACGCCCACAACCGCGCCCAGGTGCTCTATTACATCGCCGAGAACTTGGAAGCCCGGGCGAGCGAATTCCGCGCCCGCCTGATCACCATGACCGGCGCGTCACGCAGCCAGGCAGCGCGTGAGGTGCGCACATCGGTGTCACGGCTTTTCGCCGCTGCAGCATGGGCCGATAAATATGAGGGCACGGTGCACCAGCCACCCATGCGCGGCATCGCGCTGGCGCTGCACGAACCGCTCGGCGTGATTGGCATCGCCTGCCCGGACGAGCAACCGCTCCTGGCATTCCTGTCCCTGGCTGCGCCGGCGCTGGCGATGGGCAACCGAGTGGTCGCCGTTCCGTCAGAACGCTATCCGCTCTCGGCCACCGATCTCTATCAAGTGCTCGATACCTCCGACCTGCCGGGCGGCGCGCTCAATATCGTCACCGGCGCACGCGACGAGCTGGCACTTGTGCTGGCCGAACATGATGACGTGGACGCGATCTGGTATTTTGGTTCGGCGGCGGGCAGTGCTGCGGTGGAACGCGCCTCGGCAGGTAATTTGAAACGCGTCTGGAGCGATCATGGGCGGCGGCGTGATTGGTTATCTGACCGCCAGTGCGAGGGCCGGGAAGTACTGCGCCACGCAGTTAACGTCAAAAATGTTTGGGCGCCCTACGGCGAATGA
- the hemC gene encoding hydroxymethylbilane synthase, with protein MTIGLPLKIGTRGSPLALAQANDVRARLAAAHGELAETGAIETHIIKTSGDKFIDRPLADIGGKGLFTKEIEEALSAGAIDVAVHSMKDVPTWLPNGLEISCILLREDPWDALIGDGLSGLADLPKGGRVGTASLRRRAQLLSLRPDLEITLLRGNVATRVRKVAEGDIDATLLAVAGLKRLDCAEHIAAVLSPEEMLPAVAQGAIGVECRTDDSRVLTFLAALNDSESAQRVAAERALLAALDGSCRTPIAALAEITAGERLYLRALIARPDGKTIHRAEREGLAADGIAMGIDAGAELRAAGGADFFTD; from the coding sequence GTGACAATCGGCTTGCCGCTCAAAATTGGTACTAGAGGAAGCCCGCTCGCCCTCGCTCAGGCGAACGATGTGCGCGCCCGCCTGGCCGCCGCCCATGGCGAACTGGCGGAAACGGGCGCCATCGAGACGCATATCATCAAAACCAGCGGCGACAAATTTATCGACCGACCACTCGCCGATATCGGCGGTAAAGGGCTCTTCACCAAGGAGATTGAGGAGGCGCTCAGCGCCGGCGCCATCGATGTTGCGGTGCACTCGATGAAGGATGTGCCGACCTGGTTGCCGAATGGCTTGGAAATTTCTTGTATTTTGCTGCGCGAGGACCCGTGGGATGCCCTCATCGGTGACGGTCTATCCGGTCTCGCGGACCTACCCAAAGGCGGGCGCGTCGGCACGGCGTCGCTACGCCGGCGCGCGCAGCTCTTGAGTCTTCGGCCCGATCTCGAGATTACTTTGCTGCGCGGCAATGTGGCGACCCGGGTACGCAAAGTGGCGGAGGGTGATATTGATGCGACGCTATTGGCGGTGGCCGGCTTAAAGCGGCTCGATTGCGCCGAGCATATCGCCGCCGTTTTGTCACCCGAGGAGATGTTGCCCGCCGTCGCGCAAGGCGCCATCGGCGTCGAATGCCGCACCGATGATAGCCGCGTCCTGACCTTTCTCGCGGCGCTCAATGACAGCGAAAGCGCCCAACGCGTTGCCGCTGAGCGCGCCCTGCTCGCGGCGCTCGATGGCTCCTGCCGCACCCCCATCGCGGCGCTGGCAGAAATCACTGCGGGCGAGCGCCTCTATCTCCGCGCACTGATCGCACGGCCCGACGGCAAAACAATTCATCGTGCCGAGCGCGAAGGCCTGGCGGCGGATGGCATCGCCATGGGAATTGATGCCGGCGCGGAATTGCGCGCTGCCGGTGGCGCAGACTTTTTCACCGATTGA
- a CDS encoding XRE family transcriptional regulator, whose amino-acid sequence MFKEQGDKVAGFESPVERVKRVNRLEMCIGREVRQLRQKHNMTVTELAELASLSSGMLSKIENGLTSPSLATLQSLASALNVSVTALMRRFEERSDATFVPAGGGLKIQRRGTRAGHEYRVLGHSLGEEITMEPFVITLTDKSEVFPDFEHPGTEFLYMLEGRMDYHHSGATYAMGPGDSLFFDAEAAHGPENLIETPIRFVCVIVYSAVRA is encoded by the coding sequence ATGTTTAAGGAACAAGGCGACAAAGTCGCCGGGTTCGAATCGCCGGTGGAACGCGTCAAACGCGTTAACCGGCTAGAGATGTGTATTGGGCGCGAAGTTCGGCAACTGCGCCAAAAGCACAATATGACCGTGACAGAGCTTGCAGAATTGGCGAGCCTTTCTTCTGGCATGCTGTCAAAGATCGAAAACGGCCTGACATCGCCTTCCCTCGCGACGCTGCAATCTCTCGCTTCGGCACTCAACGTATCGGTCACTGCGCTGATGCGCCGCTTCGAGGAACGCAGCGATGCGACCTTCGTGCCAGCCGGCGGCGGCCTCAAAATCCAGCGCCGCGGCACGCGCGCCGGGCATGAATATCGTGTGCTTGGCCATTCGCTCGGCGAAGAAATCACCATGGAGCCTTTCGTCATCACGCTGACCGACAAATCGGAAGTGTTTCCCGACTTCGAACATCCGGGCACCGAGTTTCTCTACATGCTGGAAGGCCGCATGGACTATCACCATAGCGGCGCGACCTACGCCATGGGCCCGGGCGATTCGCTGTTCTTCGATGCCGAAGCGGCGCATGGGCCGGAGAATCTGATTGAAACGCCGATCCGCTTCGTCTGCGTGATCGTATATTCGGCCGTACGCGCCTAA
- the deoA gene encoding thymidine phosphorylase has protein sequence MKMKQAGYLPQEIIRNKRDGAELSDGEIEFMVAGLTSGAISEGQIAAFAMAVFFNGMNMTERVALTRAMTHSGTVLDWSDAGFDGPVLDKHSSGGIGDKVSLILAPIMAACGAAVPMISGRGLGHSGGTLDKLDSIPGYATTPDLDTLRQTVKRAGCAIIGQTAELAPADGRLYAIRDVTATVESLSLITASILSKKLAAGLDGLVMDVKYGTGAFAARFEDALELAESIVSVANGAGLSCAALLTDMNQCLGRSAGNALEVQEAIDHLSGAAHDERLLDVTLSLAGEILAIGGLSKSAEDGRAQADRVLSSGQAAEHFARMVAALGGPADIMEQAVKYLPTAPVAECLAPARAGIVTAVDARALGLAIIDLGGGRRRVEDSIDYAVGLSEVAAIGEAVGPDRPLCVIHAASVADAERAGATVRAAVTIGDKAPLPAPTVRQRIGPSGA, from the coding sequence ATGAAAATGAAACAAGCTGGGTATTTGCCTCAGGAAATCATCCGCAACAAGCGCGACGGCGCGGAGCTGAGCGATGGTGAAATCGAATTCATGGTCGCCGGGCTGACGTCAGGCGCGATTTCGGAAGGCCAAATCGCCGCCTTCGCCATGGCGGTATTCTTCAACGGCATGAACATGACCGAGCGGGTGGCGCTGACCCGGGCCATGACCCATTCCGGGACGGTGCTTGACTGGTCCGATGCCGGCTTCGACGGCCCGGTTCTGGACAAACATTCGTCCGGCGGCATCGGCGACAAAGTAAGCCTGATTCTAGCGCCGATCATGGCCGCCTGCGGCGCCGCCGTGCCGATGATTTCGGGCCGTGGACTGGGCCATTCCGGCGGCACACTCGACAAGCTGGATTCGATTCCCGGTTACGCCACCACGCCCGATCTCGATACATTGCGACAAACAGTCAAACGGGCAGGCTGCGCGATCATCGGCCAGACTGCGGAGCTCGCCCCGGCGGACGGTCGCCTTTATGCCATCCGCGATGTAACGGCCACGGTCGAATCGCTCTCCCTGATTACCGCCTCGATTCTTTCCAAGAAACTCGCGGCTGGCCTAGACGGCCTGGTTATGGATGTAAAATACGGCACCGGCGCCTTCGCCGCCCGCTTTGAAGATGCGCTGGAATTGGCCGAGAGCATCGTTTCCGTCGCCAACGGCGCTGGCCTTTCTTGCGCGGCATTGCTCACAGACATGAACCAATGCCTTGGGCGCAGCGCCGGCAACGCCTTGGAAGTTCAGGAAGCCATCGATCATCTAAGCGGCGCAGCGCACGACGAACGCCTGCTCGATGTCACCCTGTCCCTTGCGGGAGAAATACTCGCGATCGGCGGCTTAAGCAAAAGCGCCGAGGACGGCCGCGCACAGGCCGACCGGGTCTTAAGTTCAGGCCAGGCGGCGGAACATTTTGCCCGCATGGTGGCTGCATTGGGCGGCCCCGCTGACATCATGGAACAGGCAGTCAAATATCTTCCCACCGCGCCCGTCGCAGAGTGTCTTGCACCGGCCCGGGCTGGCATCGTCACGGCGGTGGATGCGCGCGCGCTCGGCCTCGCGATCATCGATCTCGGCGGCGGACGGCGGCGCGTCGAAGACAGTATCGACTATGCGGTGGGCCTATCAGAAGTCGCCGCTATCGGTGAAGCAGTCGGGCCGGACCGCCCGCTTTGTGTCATTCATGCCGCGAGCGTTGCCGACGCAGAGCGCGCCGGTGCGACCGTTCGCGCCGCCGTCACCATCGGCGACAAAGCGCCACTGCCGGCACCAACAGTGCGCCAGCGCATCGGACCGTCAGGTGCGTAA
- the tsaD gene encoding tRNA (adenosine(37)-N6)-threonylcarbamoyltransferase complex transferase subunit TsaD, whose product MLILGIETSCDETAAALVTDKREICANVVLSQLDEHAPYGGIVPEIAARSHIEHLDGVIARAMKDAGVNFADLDGVAATAGPGLIGAVMVGLMTGKAVAAVHNVPLAAVNHLEGHALSARLSDAELQFPYLLLLVSGGHCQFLIVEGVGRYQRLGTTIDDAAGEAFDKAAKLLGLGYPGGPAIERAARDGDGTRYDLPRPLKGRKGCDFSFSGLKTALLHKVRALEGRLDDAIRADLAASFQQAVADVVIDRGRNAIRQFQAAHPGGRSLVAAGGVAANSLLRTRLKTLATENGLTLAVPPIALCTDNAAMIAWAGIERLGCGLQDGLDAVPRARWPLDGDAAPAPGAGKSGKLGPKA is encoded by the coding sequence ATGCTGATCCTCGGTATTGAGACAAGTTGTGACGAGACGGCAGCGGCGCTGGTTACCGATAAGCGTGAGATTTGCGCCAATGTGGTGCTATCGCAGCTCGACGAGCACGCGCCCTATGGCGGCATCGTGCCCGAGATCGCGGCGCGCAGCCATATCGAGCATCTCGATGGCGTGATCGCTCGCGCTATGAAGGATGCCGGCGTGAATTTCGCCGATCTTGATGGCGTTGCGGCGACTGCCGGCCCTGGCTTGATCGGCGCGGTCATGGTTGGCTTGATGACCGGCAAGGCCGTGGCCGCCGTGCATAATGTGCCGCTGGCTGCCGTCAATCATCTCGAAGGACACGCATTGAGCGCCCGACTGAGCGATGCGGAATTGCAATTTCCCTATCTTCTATTGTTGGTCTCCGGCGGGCACTGCCAATTTTTGATCGTCGAGGGTGTCGGGCGATACCAGCGCCTTGGCACCACAATTGACGATGCCGCCGGCGAAGCCTTCGATAAGGCGGCCAAGCTCCTTGGCCTTGGCTATCCCGGCGGGCCGGCGATCGAACGTGCTGCCCGGGATGGCGATGGCACGCGCTATGACCTCCCGCGCCCGTTAAAGGGCCGCAAGGGTTGTGATTTCTCTTTCTCAGGACTGAAGACCGCGTTGTTGCACAAAGTGCGAGCCCTGGAGGGCCGTCTCGATGACGCCATCCGCGCTGATCTTGCGGCTTCCTTTCAACAGGCGGTAGCCGATGTGGTGATCGACCGCGGACGGAACGCCATCCGCCAATTCCAGGCGGCGCACCCCGGCGGCCGTTCCCTCGTCGCGGCCGGCGGCGTGGCGGCGAACAGCCTGTTGCGCACCCGTCTCAAAACTTTGGCGACGGAAAATGGCCTCACCCTCGCGGTGCCGCCGATCGCCCTGTGCACTGACAATGCGGCGATGATTGCCTGGGCGGGTATCGAGCGTCTCGGCTGCGGGCTCCAGGACGGTCTTGATGCCGTGCCTCGGGCTCGTTGGCCGCTCGATGGCGATGCCGCTCCGGCGCCCGGTGCCGGCAAATCGGGAAAACTCGGACCGAAGGCCTAA
- a CDS encoding uroporphyrinogen-III synthase, translated as MLPLALLTRPRPDSETLAALLRDRGVASLIEPVIDILPLENAALPNLDKMQALLLTSANGVRALTRLLGPPPEARHIALLTVGAASAEAARLAGFQNVHSAGGDVDALAALAMARLNPAGGPLLHVAGTKVAGDLAAMLENHGFEVRRERIYEARTRVRLSPEAQQALANDKIDMVLFFSPRSARAFAKLSCAAAVDSALAQVTAICLSAAVAEALSGVTWRRVRTAPEPEQAALLNEVVREINVAEHGR; from the coding sequence ATGCTGCCCCTGGCTTTACTCACCCGTCCTCGCCCAGATTCGGAAACACTGGCAGCGCTGCTGCGGGATCGAGGCGTGGCGAGTCTGATCGAGCCGGTAATCGACATACTTCCGCTCGAGAACGCCGCCCTGCCGAATCTGGATAAGATGCAGGCGCTGTTGTTGACCAGCGCCAATGGGGTGCGGGCGTTGACCCGGCTGTTGGGGCCACCGCCGGAGGCTCGGCATATCGCGCTGCTTACAGTCGGCGCCGCGAGCGCCGAGGCGGCGCGCCTGGCGGGCTTCCAAAATGTGCATTCGGCTGGCGGCGATGTCGACGCTCTCGCAGCGCTGGCCATGGCGCGGCTCAACCCGGCGGGCGGACCGCTGCTGCATGTGGCGGGGACCAAGGTGGCCGGCGATCTCGCGGCCATGCTTGAAAACCACGGCTTTGAGGTCCGTCGCGAGCGCATTTATGAGGCGCGTACGCGCGTTCGGCTCTCGCCCGAAGCGCAGCAGGCACTCGCAAACGACAAAATCGACATGGTTTTGTTTTTCTCTCCCCGCAGTGCCCGCGCCTTTGCTAAGCTATCGTGCGCGGCGGCCGTGGATTCGGCGCTCGCGCAGGTGACCGCGATCTGCCTGAGCGCCGCGGTGGCAGAAGCGCTGTCCGGGGTGACGTGGCGCCGCGTGCGTACCGCGCCCGAGCCTGAGCAAGCGGCACTGCTCAATGAAGTAGTGCGAGAAATCAACGTGGCCGAACATGGCCGATAA
- the glnT gene encoding type III glutamate--ammonia ligase: MAADLAKIAKERKLEYFLISFVDYFGVLRAKLVPASAIGGMQKNGAGFAAFAAWLDSTPADPDMLVIPDADSLVILPWKPEVGWLAGDCWMNGAEMADTPRVMLKNQLAKAAKLGCRMKTGVEAEFFLLTPDGGDLSDPFDTQGKPCYDQSALMRRYDVITEICDSMTALGWGPYQNDHEDANGQFEMNWDYDDALKTADRHVFFKFMTRTIAENHGMRATFMPKPFANLTGNGCHAHVSLWDNTGRKNLFHDAKGELGLSSLAYNFLAGILQNAAAMCSIWNPTVNSYKRINAPVTSSGATWSPNSIAYGGNNRSTMVRIPDAGRIELRLMDGAANPYLLQAGILVAGLDGINNKRDPGKRIDINLYTDGHKVRGLRKLPLNLLDAIRLTDKDKNLRDGFGESFIDSYVKLKNRQWNDYAGSLSQWERDNTLDC, from the coding sequence ATGGCGGCAGACCTGGCGAAGATCGCCAAGGAGCGGAAGCTCGAATATTTCCTGATCAGTTTTGTTGATTATTTTGGCGTCCTGCGCGCCAAGCTGGTGCCGGCGTCGGCGATCGGCGGCATGCAGAAGAATGGCGCAGGTTTCGCCGCGTTCGCGGCTTGGCTCGACAGCACGCCCGCCGATCCAGACATGCTGGTGATTCCCGATGCCGACAGCCTGGTGATTCTGCCGTGGAAGCCGGAAGTCGGCTGGCTCGCCGGAGATTGCTGGATGAACGGCGCCGAGATGGCAGATACGCCGCGCGTCATGCTCAAGAACCAGCTCGCCAAAGCGGCCAAACTCGGTTGCCGCATGAAAACCGGGGTCGAAGCGGAATTTTTCCTCCTCACGCCCGATGGTGGCGATTTGTCGGATCCGTTCGATACCCAGGGCAAGCCATGTTACGACCAGTCCGCGCTGATGCGGCGCTATGACGTCATCACCGAAATCTGCGACAGCATGACGGCGCTCGGCTGGGGGCCCTACCAGAACGATCATGAAGACGCCAACGGCCAGTTCGAGATGAACTGGGACTATGATGATGCCCTCAAGACCGCCGACCGCCACGTCTTTTTCAAATTCATGACCCGTACCATTGCCGAAAACCACGGCATGCGCGCGACGTTCATGCCCAAGCCCTTCGCCAATCTAACCGGCAATGGCTGCCACGCGCATGTCTCGCTGTGGGACAACACCGGGCGCAAGAATCTGTTTCACGACGCCAAGGGCGAACTTGGTCTGTCCAGCCTGGCCTATAATTTTCTTGCGGGAATTCTGCAGAACGCTGCGGCCATGTGTTCGATTTGGAATCCGACCGTCAACAGCTACAAGCGCATCAACGCGCCGGTTACTTCCTCTGGCGCCACCTGGTCGCCCAACTCCATCGCTTACGGCGGCAACAATCGCTCGACCATGGTGCGCATTCCCGATGCCGGGCGCATTGAGTTGCGCCTGATGGACGGCGCCGCCAATCCCTATTTGTTGCAGGCCGGTATCCTCGTGGCCGGCCTCGACGGCATCAACAACAAGCGCGATCCCGGCAAGCGCATCGACATCAATCTCTATACCGACGGCCACAAGGTTCGCGGTTTGCGTAAACTGCCGCTCAACCTGCTCGACGCCATCCGCCTGACCGACAAGGACAAGAACCTACGTGACGGCTTCGGCGAATCTTTTATCGACAGCTATGTGAAGCTGAAAAACAGACAGTGGAACGATTATGCCGGCTCGCTTTCGCAATGGGAGCGCGATAACACGCTCGATTGCTAA
- a CDS encoding phosphopentomutase produces the protein MSRAFVLVMDSLGLGGAADAEAFGDSGADTLRHIAEKRALEIPNLMRLGLGAAAQKSSGESLPNVPADGPISGAHGAAQEKSAGKDTPSGHWEMAGVPVWTDWGYFPREIPCFPADLTEALITRAGLPGVIGNCHASGTEIIAELGDAHMASGKPIVYTSADSVFQIAAHEESFGLKRLLEICIIARELVDEYNVGRVIARPFVGSSGSFTRTGNRRDYSLPPPAPTLLDRFTGAGGAVVSIGKIGDIFAHHGTGRIIKANGNAELWQKTLEIAGGSENALLSLTNFVDFDTLFGHRRDIEGYAAALEAFDRALPDFEALLRPGDLAIITADHGCDPSWRGSDHTRENVPVLAFGPGVHPAALGLRESFADIGQTVAGHLGLTPLAHGQSFLTEINAPI, from the coding sequence ATGAGCCGCGCCTTCGTTCTGGTCATGGATTCGTTGGGTCTGGGCGGGGCAGCGGACGCCGAAGCATTCGGCGATAGCGGCGCCGATACGTTGCGCCATATTGCTGAGAAACGGGCGCTTGAAATACCCAATCTGATGCGCCTTGGCCTCGGCGCGGCGGCGCAGAAAAGCAGCGGCGAATCGTTGCCGAACGTGCCGGCAGACGGTCCGATCTCGGGCGCTCATGGCGCGGCGCAAGAGAAGAGCGCCGGCAAGGACACACCGAGCGGCCATTGGGAAATGGCGGGCGTGCCGGTGTGGACCGACTGGGGCTATTTCCCGCGTGAGATACCTTGCTTCCCCGCCGACCTGACCGAGGCCTTGATCACCCGTGCCGGCCTCCCCGGTGTGATCGGAAATTGCCATGCCTCGGGCACGGAAATTATTGCTGAATTGGGCGACGCGCATATGGCGAGCGGCAAGCCCATCGTCTATACCTCCGCCGATTCAGTATTTCAGATCGCCGCGCATGAGGAGAGCTTCGGCCTCAAGCGCCTTCTTGAAATTTGCATCATCGCCCGGGAATTGGTGGATGAATATAATGTTGGGCGCGTCATCGCCCGGCCGTTCGTCGGATCGTCGGGAAGCTTCACGCGTACCGGCAACCGGCGCGATTATTCGCTGCCGCCGCCAGCACCTACCCTCCTCGACCGCTTCACCGGGGCTGGCGGCGCGGTGGTTTCGATCGGCAAGATCGGTGATATTTTCGCCCATCACGGCACCGGCCGGATCATCAAGGCAAACGGCAATGCCGAGCTTTGGCAGAAAACACTAGAGATCGCTGGCGGCAGTGAAAATGCGCTCCTGTCGCTGACCAATTTCGTCGATTTCGACACGCTCTTCGGCCACCGCCGCGACATCGAAGGCTACGCCGCGGCGCTCGAAGCCTTCGACCGGGCGCTGCCCGATTTCGAAGCGCTACTGCGCCCGGGCGATTTGGCGATCATCACCGCAGACCATGGCTGCGATCCGAGCTGGCGCGGCAGTGATCACACACGTGAGAATGTGCCCGTGCTTGCATTTGGACCGGGCGTGCATCCGGCGGCGCTGGGATTGCGCGAGAGTTTCGCTGACATCGGCCAGACCGTGGCCGGCCATCTCGGCCTGACGCCGCTTGCCCACGGCCAATCTTTTCTCACCGAAATCAATGCGCCAATATAG
- a CDS encoding nuclear transport factor 2 family protein, whose protein sequence is MDKNYNDISSALWTYLDGLYEGDTEKLGSVFHPVSHLFSNSGGEFLDWSREKWFEVVKGRPSPKSQGLSRHDRIISIDMSDETTAIAKLNCAVPPRYFTDYLTLLKLDGRWQIVSKSFRSETHE, encoded by the coding sequence ATGGATAAAAATTACAACGATATTTCTAGCGCCCTTTGGACATATTTAGACGGCCTGTACGAGGGCGATACGGAAAAGCTTGGCAGCGTTTTTCACCCCGTAAGCCATCTGTTTTCCAATTCAGGCGGAGAGTTTCTCGATTGGTCGCGTGAAAAATGGTTTGAAGTCGTGAAGGGGCGCCCGTCGCCGAAGAGTCAGGGATTGTCGCGCCACGATCGCATTATCTCGATCGACATGTCCGACGAGACGACGGCAATTGCCAAGCTCAACTGCGCCGTCCCACCACGTTATTTTACCGACTATTTGACCCTTCTGAAGCTCGACGGCCGGTGGCAGATCGTCTCCAAATCGTTCCGTAGCGAGACTCACGAATAG